In Rhinopithecus roxellana isolate Shanxi Qingling chromosome 16, ASM756505v1, whole genome shotgun sequence, a single genomic region encodes these proteins:
- the LOC104660377 gene encoding olfactory receptor 13C8 codes for MERTNDSTLTEFVLVGLSAYPKLQTVFFVLILWMYLMILLGNGVLISVIICDSHLHTPTYFFLCNLSFLDVCYTSSSIPLILASFLAVKKTVSFSGCMVQMFISFAMGVTECILLGIMALDHYVAICYPLRYPVIMSNGAYVAMTAVSWVTGLVDSVVQTALAMQLPFCANNVINHFVCEILAILKLACDDISINIISMTGSNLIVLVIPLLVISISYIFIVATILRIPSTEGKHKAFSTCSAHLTVVIIFYGTIFFMYAKPESKVSADSGSEDIIEALISLFYGVMTPMLNPLIYSLRNKDVKAAVKNILCRKNFSDGK; via the coding sequence ATGGAAAGGACCAATGACTCCACGTTGACAGAATTTGTCCTGGTAGGGCTTTCTGCCTACCCAAAGCTCCAGACAGTTTTCTTCGTTCTAATATTGTGGATGTACCTGATGATTCTGCTTGGAAATGGAGTCCTTATCTCAGTTATCATCTGTGATTCTCACCTGCACACTCCCACGTATTTCTTCCTCTGTAACCTTTCCTTCCTCGATGTTTGCTACACAAGTTCCTCTATCCCACTAATTCTTGCCAGCTTTCTGGCAGTAAAGAAAACGGTTTCCTTCTCTGGGTGTATGgtgcaaatgtttatttcttttgccatGGGGGTCACGGAGTGCATACTCTTAGGCATAATGGCACTTGACCACTATGTGGCCATCTGCTACCCACTAAGATACCCTGTCATCATGAGCAACGGTGCCTATGTGGCCATGACAGCTGTGTCCTGGGTCACTGGGCTTGTGGACTCAGTAGTGCAGACAGCTCTTGCAATGCAGTTACCATTCTGTGCTAATAATGTCATTAACCATTTTGTCTGTGAAATTCTGGCTATCTTGAAACTGGCCTGTGATGATATTTCAATCAATATAATCAGTATGACAGGGTCAAATCTGATTGTTTTGGTCATTCCATTGTTAGTAATTTCCATCTCTTACATATTTATTGTTGCCACTATTCTGAGGATTCCTTCCACTGAAGGAAAACATAAGGCCTTCTCCACCTGCTCAGCCCACCTGACAGTGGTGATTATATTCTATGGAACCATCTTCTTCATGTACGCAAAGCCTGAGTCTAAAGTCTCTGCTGATTCCGGTAGTGAAGACATAATtgaggccctcatctccctcttCTATGGAGTGATGACTCCCATGCTCAATCCTCTCATCTATAGTCTGCGAAACAAGGATGTAAAGGCTGCTGTCAAAAACATACTGTGTAGGAAAAATTTTTCTGATGGAAAATGA